In Crinalium epipsammum PCC 9333, the following are encoded in one genomic region:
- a CDS encoding putative 2-dehydropantoate 2-reductase, with the protein MRSYAIIGTGALGGYYGAKLQQAGLDVHFLLNTDYEYVNLNGLIVESPTGDFTLPCVKAYNDTAKMPACDVVIVALKTTHNYLLPKILPNVVKDDGVVLVLQNGLGVEEEVADIVGADRVIGGLCFLCSNKVAPGHIRHLDYGEIKLGEYVPDYQVVGISERMRQIKSDFDSTGIPILLAEDLLLARWQKLVWNIPYNGLSVVLDALTDELMADPHARVLVEQLMQEVVAGAAACGRIISDSFIQKMLDYTVKTKPYRTSMKIDYEERRSLEVETMFGNPLRAAQKVGVNLPKTAMLYQQLKFLDARNSQKK; encoded by the coding sequence ATGCGTAGCTACGCCATTATTGGTACAGGCGCTTTGGGTGGTTATTACGGCGCTAAACTGCAACAAGCAGGTTTGGATGTCCATTTCCTGCTCAATACTGATTACGAATACGTTAACCTCAATGGTTTAATTGTTGAATCTCCTACAGGAGATTTCACGCTTCCTTGTGTCAAGGCTTACAATGACACGGCAAAAATGCCAGCTTGTGATGTAGTAATTGTAGCCCTCAAAACAACGCACAACTACCTATTACCGAAAATCCTGCCAAATGTCGTCAAAGATGACGGCGTGGTTTTAGTGCTGCAAAATGGCTTAGGTGTTGAAGAAGAAGTTGCTGATATTGTTGGTGCAGATCGGGTAATCGGTGGGTTATGTTTTCTTTGTTCTAATAAAGTAGCACCTGGACACATTCGCCACTTAGATTATGGTGAAATTAAACTCGGTGAATATGTACCTGACTATCAAGTAGTTGGAATTAGTGAGCGAATGCGCCAGATTAAAAGTGACTTTGATAGCACTGGGATTCCGATACTTTTGGCTGAAGATTTATTGTTAGCACGTTGGCAAAAACTGGTTTGGAATATTCCTTATAATGGGCTATCTGTAGTTCTTGATGCGCTAACAGATGAATTAATGGCTGATCCACACGCCCGCGTTTTAGTAGAACAGTTAATGCAGGAAGTTGTAGCAGGTGCAGCAGCTTGTGGTCGGATCATATCTGACAGTTTTATACAAAAAATGCTGGATTACACGGTAAAAACGAAACCGTACCGGACGAGTATGAAGATTGATTATGAGGAAAGGCGATCGCTTGAAGTAGAAACCATGTTTGGTAATCCTTTACGTGCTGCTCAAAAAGTAGGGGTAAATTTACCAAAAACAGCCATGCTTTACCAGCAATTAAAATTTTTGGATGCTAGAAATAGCCAGAAAAAATAG
- a CDS encoding YcjF family protein yields MPLPRLLTLIFGISLILGLVLWLINSLYRLYWQVSFTSPFLAFLLLLLIIALLGVLIWSFIYYLGLFGRRQTPRRRLAPKVPAVKTEAAEETLRAVRQQVGQIQDEVAKQALLERSREIEANLARGELLVVVFGTGSAGKTSLVNGLIGRMVGKVDAPMGTTEVGETYTLKLKGLNRQILITDTPGILEAGVAGTEREQLARQLATEADLLLFVVDNDLRQSEYNPLKALAEIGKRSLLILNKTDLYTQEDQEVILARLRERVRGFIASSDIVAIAANPEAALLESGETFKPDPDIMPLIRRMAAVLRAEGEDLVADNILLQSQRLGDDARRLLDAQRRRQAEKVVERFQWIGAGVIAVTPLPVVDLLATAAVNAQMVVEIGRIYGCELNMDRGKELALSLGKTLASLGIVKGAIELISTALQLNVATYLLGKAIQGVTAAYLTRIAGKSFIEYFRQDQDWGDGGITEVVQRQFQLNRKDEFVKAFVTEAIARVVKPLTDNSEAIEAEKIHRNQEDDWQ; encoded by the coding sequence ATGCCTCTGCCGCGCTTATTGACGCTAATTTTTGGCATCAGCTTGATCCTGGGGCTGGTGCTATGGCTGATTAATTCTCTATATCGCTTATATTGGCAAGTTTCGTTTACTTCGCCTTTTTTGGCGTTTCTACTGCTGTTATTGATTATTGCCTTACTAGGCGTTTTAATTTGGTCGTTTATTTATTACTTAGGATTATTTGGGCGCAGACAAACACCAAGGCGACGACTTGCGCCGAAGGTTCCAGCAGTAAAGACGGAAGCGGCGGAGGAAACGCTACGGGCGGTACGTCAACAGGTGGGGCAAATTCAAGATGAGGTGGCAAAGCAAGCTTTATTAGAGCGATCGCGCGAAATTGAAGCTAATCTAGCAAGAGGAGAACTATTAGTTGTCGTCTTTGGTACGGGTTCGGCTGGTAAAACTTCTTTAGTTAATGGGTTAATTGGGCGCATGGTGGGTAAGGTAGATGCGCCGATGGGAACTACTGAGGTAGGGGAAACTTATACCTTAAAGTTGAAGGGATTAAATAGACAAATTTTAATTACAGATACCCCAGGAATTTTAGAAGCTGGCGTTGCTGGTACTGAAAGGGAACAGTTAGCAAGACAGTTGGCGACGGAAGCAGATTTATTATTATTTGTAGTGGATAATGATTTGCGCCAGTCGGAGTATAACCCGCTTAAGGCGTTGGCGGAGATAGGGAAGCGATCGCTCCTCATCTTAAATAAAACTGATTTATATACACAAGAAGACCAAGAAGTAATTTTAGCTCGATTGCGGGAACGAGTACGCGGGTTTATTGCTAGTTCGGATATAGTTGCGATCGCAGCTAATCCTGAAGCAGCATTATTAGAATCTGGGGAAACCTTTAAACCCGACCCTGATATTATGCCCTTAATTCGACGCATGGCAGCAGTTTTACGGGCAGAAGGAGAAGATTTAGTTGCCGATAATATCTTATTACAATCGCAAAGATTAGGAGATGACGCAAGGCGTTTACTTGATGCCCAACGCCGTCGCCAAGCCGAAAAAGTAGTAGAAAGATTTCAATGGATTGGTGCTGGTGTGATTGCCGTGACACCATTACCAGTTGTAGATTTATTAGCTACAGCCGCAGTTAATGCCCAAATGGTAGTAGAAATTGGCAGAATTTACGGCTGTGAATTAAATATGGATCGCGGTAAGGAATTAGCCCTTTCTTTAGGTAAAACATTAGCAAGTTTAGGGATTGTTAAAGGTGCAATCGAATTAATTTCCACTGCATTACAGTTAAATGTAGCTACTTATTTATTAGGTAAAGCTATTCAAGGAGTGACAGCAGCTTATTTAACTAGAATTGCTGGAAAAAGCTTTATTGAATACTTCCGTCAAGACCAAGATTGGGGTGATGGAGGAATTACAGAAGTAGTGCAAAGACAGTTTCAACTTAATCGTAAAGATGAGTTTGTGAAGGCATTTGTTACAGAAGCGATCGCGCGAGTTGTTAAGCCTTTAACTGATAATTCTGAAGCAATTGAAGCGGAAAAAATTCATCGTAATCAAGAAGATGATTGGCAGTAA
- a CDS encoding Uma2 family endonuclease has product MQATETKTTTPEQYLEIETLAEYKSEYYDGEVVPMAGGSPNHNRIALNFSGALNFALKGQKYDVFMTDMRLWIPRQRIYTYPDVMVVAGNLEFAEGRKDTITNPLLIVEVLSKSTKNFDLGEKFEFYRTIPTFQEYILIDQTKIHVEQFAKTTDNKWLLSEYEDENATLALTNLQFEIPLVDIYSRVEFNE; this is encoded by the coding sequence ATGCAAGCCACAGAAACAAAAACCACTACTCCAGAACAATATTTAGAGATAGAAACTCTAGCAGAATATAAAAGTGAATATTACGATGGTGAGGTAGTTCCAATGGCAGGCGGTTCCCCTAATCATAATCGGATAGCACTTAATTTTAGCGGTGCGTTGAATTTTGCATTAAAAGGGCAAAAATATGATGTCTTTATGACTGATATGCGCTTATGGATACCTCGGCAACGCATTTACACATATCCAGACGTGATGGTTGTTGCAGGAAATTTAGAATTTGCCGAAGGAAGAAAAGATACAATTACTAACCCTTTATTAATTGTAGAAGTATTATCAAAATCTACTAAGAATTTTGATTTGGGTGAAAAATTTGAGTTTTATCGAACTATTCCAACATTTCAAGAATATATTCTGATCGATCAGACTAAAATTCATGTAGAACAGTTTGCCAAAACTACTGATAATAAGTGGCTTTTGTCTGAGTATGAAGATGAAAACGCTACTTTAGCATTAACTAATCTTCAATTTGAAATTCCGCTAGTAGATATTTACAGCCGTGTAGAGTTTAATGAATAG
- a CDS encoding DUF937 domain-containing protein: MTFFSQILGALQNSDQAASSGQVASILSTVDQVSDSYGTDRNTTQSALSIVGNYVRSALQQKRDTEGSEQAQSIVNQYSGSYPNPQAVNSVFSPDQTNGVIDAVAQKTGLNPQMIQQMLPILVPIVLNMLQTGTNAQSPQGGNPVLNAFLDADHDGDVDISDAMHLAARHLSP; encoded by the coding sequence ATGACCTTTTTTAGCCAAATTTTGGGAGCATTACAAAATTCCGATCAAGCAGCCAGTTCGGGTCAAGTAGCAAGTATTCTCAGTACAGTGGATCAAGTAAGTGATAGCTATGGTACTGATCGCAACACTACTCAATCCGCTTTATCAATTGTTGGTAACTATGTGCGTTCAGCTTTACAGCAAAAGCGAGATACTGAAGGCTCTGAGCAAGCACAATCTATAGTTAATCAATATAGTGGGTCTTACCCAAATCCCCAAGCTGTTAATTCCGTATTCTCTCCTGATCAAACTAACGGAGTTATAGATGCAGTTGCTCAAAAAACAGGTTTAAATCCGCAGATGATTCAACAAATGCTGCCTATTTTAGTGCCTATTGTGTTGAATATGCTGCAAACTGGAACCAACGCTCAAAGTCCCCAAGGAGGGAATCCTGTACTTAACGCCTTCTTGGATGCAGATCACGACGGCGATGTTGATATTTCCGATGCTATGCACCTAGCAGCACGTCATCTCAGCCCTTAA